Proteins encoded in a region of the Clostridium beijerinckii genome:
- a CDS encoding ABC transporter ATP-binding protein — protein MSENRNRVNKRSGGGFGGGPMGSFAGPKVKAKDFKGTLKRLLNYLKPQRMNFILVFIFAIASTIFNIVGPKISGKAITRLVEGLVGKFTVMSQNAALLKAGKPGNIPVPGIDFQYIGDILLLLLGLYVISTLFGFLQQYIMAGVAQKTVYNLRKEVEDKISRLPLKFFDSRTHGEILSRVTNDVDNISTTLQQSLTQLITSIVTIVGVIIMMLTISPMMTLVVILTLPLYIVITTLVAKHSQKFFAAQQKEVGELNGHVEEMYTGHKIVKVFGHEKDSIKEFENINDRLYKAGWKAQFISGIIMPMMRFVSNIGYVIVCVVGGYLATLGKISIGDIQAFIQYSNQFTQPIVQTANIANIIQSTVASAERVFELLDEVEEISDTADAKIIEFPKGEVKFDNVDFSYKPEEPLIENMNLDVKQGHTIAIVGPTGAGKTTLVNLLMRFYEINSGKIMIDGVDIRDIKRGALHNMFGMVLQDTWLFNGTIMDNIAYGREGATEEEVIQAAKAAHAHHFIKTLPDGYNTILNEEASNISQGQKQLLTIARAILANPTIMILDEATSSVDSRTEVYIQKAMTELMKGRTSFVIAHRLSTIRDAELILVMNKGSIIEMGNHNELLAKKGFYADLYNSQFSGANLDSEVM, from the coding sequence ATGAGTGAAAATCGTAATAGAGTAAATAAAAGATCAGGTGGCGGTTTTGGCGGTGGTCCAATGGGATCTTTTGCTGGCCCAAAAGTAAAAGCTAAGGATTTTAAAGGGACATTAAAAAGACTTTTAAATTATTTGAAACCACAAAGAATGAATTTCATTTTAGTTTTTATATTTGCTATAGCGAGTACTATATTTAATATAGTAGGACCTAAAATTTCAGGTAAAGCTATAACTAGATTAGTTGAAGGATTAGTAGGAAAATTTACTGTAATGTCTCAAAATGCTGCATTACTTAAAGCAGGAAAACCAGGTAATATACCAGTGCCTGGGATTGATTTTCAATATATAGGAGATATTCTTTTATTACTACTTGGCTTATATGTAATCAGTACACTTTTTGGCTTCCTTCAACAATATATTATGGCAGGGGTTGCTCAAAAAACAGTATACAACCTAAGAAAAGAAGTTGAAGATAAAATTTCACGTTTACCGCTTAAATTCTTTGATTCAAGAACTCATGGTGAAATTTTAAGCCGTGTAACAAATGATGTTGATAATATTTCAACAACACTTCAACAAAGTTTGACTCAGCTTATTACATCTATAGTAACTATTGTTGGTGTTATTATCATGATGTTAACTATAAGTCCAATGATGACATTAGTAGTAATATTAACATTACCACTTTATATTGTAATAACAACACTTGTTGCTAAGCATTCTCAAAAGTTTTTTGCTGCTCAACAAAAAGAAGTAGGAGAACTTAATGGTCATGTAGAGGAGATGTATACAGGACATAAAATAGTTAAGGTTTTTGGACATGAAAAAGATTCAATAAAAGAGTTTGAAAATATTAATGATAGACTTTATAAAGCTGGATGGAAAGCACAATTTATATCAGGTATAATAATGCCAATGATGAGATTTGTTAGTAATATAGGTTATGTAATAGTTTGTGTTGTAGGTGGATATTTGGCAACACTCGGAAAAATTAGTATTGGTGATATTCAAGCTTTCATACAATACTCAAACCAATTTACACAGCCAATAGTTCAAACTGCTAATATTGCTAATATAATTCAATCAACAGTTGCATCTGCAGAAAGGGTTTTTGAACTTTTAGATGAAGTTGAGGAGATTTCAGATACTGCTGATGCTAAGATTATAGAATTCCCTAAAGGTGAAGTTAAATTTGATAATGTTGATTTTAGCTATAAACCAGAAGAACCACTTATTGAGAACATGAACCTTGATGTTAAACAAGGTCATACAATTGCAATTGTAGGACCGACTGGAGCAGGTAAAACTACACTCGTTAACTTACTTATGCGTTTCTACGAAATAAATTCTGGTAAGATAATGATCGATGGTGTAGATATCAGAGATATAAAAAGAGGTGCACTTCATAATATGTTTGGTATGGTTCTTCAAGATACATGGTTATTTAACGGAACTATAATGGATAACATAGCTTATGGCAGAGAAGGTGCTACTGAGGAAGAAGTTATCCAGGCAGCAAAAGCAGCACATGCTCATCACTTTATTAAAACTCTTCCAGATGGATATAATACAATATTAAACGAAGAAGCTTCTAATATATCTCAAGGCCAGAAGCAGCTTCTTACAATAGCTAGAGCAATTCTAGCAAATCCTACTATAATGATTCTTGATGAGGCTACAAGTAGTGTTGACTCAAGAACAGAAGTTTATATACAAAAGGCTATGACAGAACTT